One genomic window of Natronorubrum aibiense includes the following:
- the otsB gene encoding trehalose-phosphatase codes for MSSMTAPHPIDDQWDRFRSTLADASQLLLCLDFDGTLAPIVEEPDEASPTPENEAALASLVSASAVSTAIVSGRALADVRDRIDGPKTYAGNHGLELSRHGLVAVHPVARKRTSRLEAVCTALETVLEPVPNCRIENKRLTGTVHVRSVPRRLRPVVRRHTHAVVDRFGNDALEVSTGKRIFEIGPSIPWGKGNAVALIAADLPSETVPIYIGDDVTDESAFRIVEPDGIGIRVGGDEPSAASCRVESPTEVATVLDWLGSVGVDLLESDTSELSSVDTSSFE; via the coding sequence ATGTCGTCGATGACTGCACCCCACCCGATCGACGATCAGTGGGACCGATTCCGTTCGACGCTTGCGGACGCGTCACAGCTCCTGCTCTGTCTGGATTTCGACGGGACGCTCGCCCCGATCGTCGAGGAACCGGACGAGGCGTCGCCGACGCCGGAAAACGAGGCTGCGCTGGCGTCGCTCGTGTCGGCGTCCGCCGTCTCGACGGCGATCGTCAGCGGCCGCGCGCTGGCCGACGTTCGCGACCGCATCGACGGGCCGAAGACGTACGCCGGCAACCACGGCCTCGAACTGTCCCGACACGGGTTGGTTGCCGTCCACCCGGTCGCTCGCAAACGGACGTCGCGACTCGAGGCGGTGTGTACGGCGCTCGAGACGGTTCTCGAGCCGGTGCCGAACTGTCGGATCGAGAACAAGCGATTGACGGGGACGGTCCACGTTAGATCCGTCCCGCGCCGTCTTCGACCGGTCGTCCGACGGCACACGCACGCGGTCGTCGACCGATTCGGCAACGACGCCCTCGAAGTCTCGACCGGCAAACGCATCTTCGAAATCGGACCGTCGATTCCCTGGGGTAAGGGGAACGCGGTCGCGTTGATCGCGGCTGATCTGCCGTCCGAGACGGTGCCGATCTACATCGGCGATGACGTCACCGACGAATCGGCGTTCCGAATCGTCGAGCCCGACGGGATCGGCATCCGGGTCGGCGGCGACGAACCGTCCGCCGCTTCCTGTCGAGTCGAGTCACCCACAGAAGTAGCAACCGTGTTAGACTGGCTCGGATCGGTCGGTGTCGACTTGCTCGAGTCCGACACCTCCGAACTGAGTTCGGTGGACACTTCGTCGTTCGAGTGA
- a CDS encoding alpha,alpha-trehalose-phosphate synthase (UDP-forming), giving the protein MRIPDERLSLTSPSNRPVRTDGDGRKTAESRADGPTCPNSLIVVSNRQPYRHEYDDETSADDDPSTAPSGIETRADEAISESTEATHDRAITVDEPTGGLTAGLDPVLQQSAGTWIAWGDGDADFDVADERDCVAVPPDDPSYTLQRIDLSDEAVDSYYYGFSNRVLWPLCHGFTDLVDHQSNDFEWYRTVNERFAEAVREHATADSVVWLQDYHFALASQMIRDDVPPSTTVAQFWHIPWPTSATFRHCPAGGHVLKGLLGNDMLGFHISRYAERFLDCVHRFLPAADVDWTRQTVSYDGNVTRVVATPMGVDAESYDRDARSISASQLSSLFDRYDIDRENVIGLGVDRLDYTKGIPERLAAIERFLERNPTWHGEFTFIQTATPSRTDIRAYERHGDLVRSEVKRINQRFGTRAWSPIVYTEDYLSGAELCALYRRADLMVVSPLTDGMNLVAQEYVAASVDGDGSLVLSRETGAHETLGSHALTIDPTDIDDFARQLERAVSIPPHERKRRMNTLRTRVFDGDLEWWMKTQFDWMRSVRTERRRTGVTRASESERESDAAEQETGRDATDSDSRSDSTFDPYERPSSV; this is encoded by the coding sequence ATGCGAATTCCCGACGAGCGATTGTCGTTGACGTCTCCGAGCAATCGACCGGTACGAACCGATGGCGATGGTCGGAAGACAGCCGAGTCACGCGCTGACGGTCCGACCTGTCCGAACTCCCTGATCGTCGTTTCGAACCGGCAACCATACCGACACGAATACGACGACGAGACGTCGGCCGATGACGACCCGTCGACGGCCCCCTCGGGTATCGAGACGCGAGCCGACGAGGCGATTTCCGAATCGACCGAGGCGACCCACGACCGTGCGATCACGGTCGACGAACCGACTGGCGGATTGACCGCCGGACTCGATCCAGTGCTCCAGCAGTCTGCAGGAACCTGGATCGCCTGGGGTGACGGGGATGCCGACTTCGACGTCGCCGACGAGCGCGACTGCGTAGCCGTCCCGCCGGACGACCCGTCCTATACGCTCCAGCGTATCGATCTCTCCGACGAGGCCGTCGACTCCTACTACTACGGGTTCAGCAACCGCGTTCTCTGGCCGTTGTGTCACGGGTTCACGGATCTCGTCGACCACCAGTCGAACGATTTCGAGTGGTACCGAACGGTCAACGAGCGCTTCGCCGAAGCAGTACGCGAACACGCGACAGCCGATTCGGTCGTTTGGCTCCAGGACTATCACTTCGCCCTCGCCTCGCAGATGATCCGAGACGACGTCCCGCCGTCGACGACCGTCGCCCAGTTCTGGCATATCCCGTGGCCGACGTCGGCGACGTTTCGACACTGCCCTGCCGGCGGACACGTTCTCAAGGGACTGCTCGGGAACGATATGCTCGGCTTTCACATCAGTCGATACGCCGAGCGCTTTCTCGACTGTGTCCACCGGTTTCTCCCCGCTGCCGACGTCGACTGGACACGGCAGACGGTCTCTTACGATGGAAACGTGACCCGCGTCGTCGCGACACCGATGGGTGTCGACGCCGAGTCGTACGATCGGGATGCGCGGTCGATTTCTGCCTCGCAGCTCTCGTCGCTGTTCGACCGCTACGATATCGACCGCGAGAACGTCATTGGGCTCGGCGTCGACCGACTCGATTACACGAAGGGCATTCCCGAACGGCTGGCTGCGATCGAACGGTTTCTCGAGCGAAACCCGACCTGGCACGGCGAGTTTACGTTCATCCAGACGGCTACGCCTTCCCGAACCGATATTCGGGCGTACGAACGACACGGCGACCTCGTTCGAAGCGAAGTCAAACGGATCAATCAGCGATTCGGTACGCGAGCGTGGTCTCCGATCGTCTACACCGAAGACTACCTCTCGGGAGCGGAGCTCTGTGCGCTGTACCGGCGGGCGGACCTGATGGTCGTCAGCCCGCTGACCGACGGGATGAATCTGGTCGCTCAGGAGTACGTTGCAGCGAGCGTCGATGGCGACGGCTCGTTGGTGTTGAGCCGTGAGACTGGGGCACACGAGACGCTCGGTTCCCACGCGCTGACGATCGACCCGACCGATATCGACGACTTCGCCCGCCAACTCGAGCGGGCCGTCTCGATACCACCCCACGAACGCAAGCGCCGGATGAACACCCTTCGAACCCGCGTCTTCGACGGCGACCTCGAGTGGTGGATGAAAACCCAGTTCGACTGGATGCGCTCCGTTCGAACCGAGCGACGTCGTACTGGTGTGACTCGAGCGTCGGAGTCTGAACGGGAGTCGGACGCCGCCGAGCAGGAAACGGGCCGCGACGCCACCGACTCTGACTCGCGGTCGGATTCGACGTTCGATCCGTACGAACGACCGTCGTCAGTGTAG
- a CDS encoding M24 family metallopeptidase has protein sequence MNTPFETRIRNCQRRLERADVALLVCFPSPNLTYLTGFDETPSERHLLLFVPRTGAPVVVAPTMYDQQLTALPLEDPPLECRLWADDDNPVELVDSVLEELLSRSDRDGQSTADETTEILLDDRLWETFSQDLRACVPNATFGLASTVLAELRLRKDDPELDALRRAGAIADRVSLEIRSRGEDLIGVSEAQLASEIERLLATHGGGEPAFSTIVASGPNGARPHHHSSDRTIESGDPIVLDFGAFVGVDLGGATGRYPGDQTRTMVVGEPPAEYERVHETVTNAQQAAIDAIEPGVTAGSIDRAARSVIEDAGYGNTFVHRTGHGVGLEVHEPPYIVDGNDRKLEPGMVFSVEPGIYLGGKFGVRIEDLVVVTDDGADRLNDSPRGWATGAELE, from the coding sequence ATGAACACGCCGTTCGAGACCCGGATTCGAAACTGCCAGCGGCGACTCGAACGCGCCGACGTGGCGCTTCTGGTCTGCTTTCCGAGTCCGAATCTGACCTATCTCACCGGCTTCGACGAGACGCCGTCCGAACGCCACCTGCTGTTGTTCGTCCCCCGGACCGGTGCCCCAGTCGTCGTCGCACCGACGATGTACGATCAACAGCTCACAGCGCTGCCGCTCGAGGATCCGCCACTCGAGTGCCGACTATGGGCCGACGACGACAATCCCGTCGAACTCGTCGATAGTGTCCTCGAGGAACTGCTCAGCCGAAGCGACCGCGACGGGCAATCGACAGCAGACGAGACGACCGAGATCCTTCTCGACGATCGGCTCTGGGAGACGTTCTCACAGGATCTGCGAGCGTGTGTGCCGAACGCGACGTTCGGACTCGCAAGCACCGTCCTCGCGGAGTTGCGTCTCCGAAAGGACGACCCCGAACTCGACGCGCTCCGACGAGCGGGGGCGATCGCCGATCGCGTCTCGCTCGAGATTCGCTCGCGCGGAGAGGATCTTATCGGTGTGAGCGAAGCGCAACTGGCAAGCGAGATAGAACGGCTCCTCGCGACCCATGGCGGCGGCGAACCGGCGTTTTCGACGATCGTGGCGTCAGGACCGAACGGCGCGCGGCCACACCACCACAGCAGCGACCGAACGATCGAGTCCGGTGACCCGATCGTGCTGGATTTCGGCGCGTTCGTCGGGGTGGATCTCGGAGGCGCAACGGGACGGTATCCCGGCGATCAGACGCGAACGATGGTCGTCGGCGAGCCGCCGGCCGAGTACGAACGGGTACACGAAACTGTAACGAACGCACAGCAAGCCGCTATCGATGCCATCGAACCCGGCGTCACCGCCGGCAGCATCGACCGCGCGGCGCGGTCGGTCATCGAGGACGCCGGCTACGGCAATACCTTCGTCCACCGAACCGGTCACGGCGTCGGCCTCGAGGTCCACGAACCGCCCTACATCGTCGATGGAAACGACCGCAAACTCGAGCCAGGGATGGTGTTTAGCGTCGAGCCCGGTATCTATCTCGGAGGAAAATTCGGGGTCAGAATCGAAGACCTCGTCGTCGTCACTGACGACGGCGCCGACCGACTCAACGACTCGCCGCGTGGCTGGGCCACTGGCGCCGAACTCGAGTAG
- a CDS encoding Cdc6/Cdc18 family protein — MSSSGDDLFTRDDPIFENKELLEINHLPEEGRIVGRDDEIADLANAVNPAIFGQSPSNLLIYGKTGTGKSLCAKHISERLVRVAKEEGVTAEFAYVDCAQDSTETQAVQTIAHSLNDSAVTDIKIPDKGLSTSTYYKRLWTVLDTQYEVVLIILDEVDKLDDDDILMQLSRAGEAGKLESCKIGVIGISNKIKYKDRMDERVKSSLCEREFVFPPYDANQLREIMQARSDAFKDGVLDSSVIPRAAALAAREHGDARKAIDILRYAGEIAQSTGNEVVREEYVVQARERAETDRFRELIRGSTPHSRYVLQALAVLALNSADEDGFRTTRIYDVYEEICRQEGSDTLSLRRVRDLLKEHAFLDIIEQSRQSGGSAEGSYTEHQLLEDPDVVRKVLVETDET; from the coding sequence ATGTCGAGTTCCGGCGACGACCTCTTCACCCGTGATGATCCCATCTTCGAGAATAAAGAGCTGCTTGAGATCAACCACCTCCCGGAAGAGGGTCGAATCGTCGGTCGAGACGACGAGATCGCAGATCTCGCGAACGCAGTTAATCCAGCGATCTTCGGGCAGAGCCCGAGCAATCTCCTCATCTATGGGAAAACCGGCACTGGAAAATCCCTCTGTGCCAAACACATCTCCGAACGGCTCGTCCGTGTCGCGAAAGAAGAAGGCGTTACGGCCGAGTTCGCGTACGTCGACTGTGCTCAGGACAGCACGGAGACGCAAGCCGTCCAGACGATCGCCCATTCGTTGAACGATTCGGCTGTCACCGATATCAAGATCCCCGACAAGGGACTCAGCACATCGACGTACTACAAACGCCTCTGGACGGTGCTTGATACCCAGTACGAGGTCGTGCTCATCATTTTGGACGAAGTCGACAAACTCGACGACGACGACATTCTTATGCAACTGTCGCGTGCGGGCGAAGCCGGAAAACTCGAGTCGTGTAAGATCGGTGTGATCGGGATCAGCAACAAGATCAAGTACAAAGATCGGATGGACGAGCGCGTCAAATCCAGTCTCTGCGAACGCGAGTTCGTCTTCCCGCCGTACGACGCTAACCAACTTCGAGAGATCATGCAGGCCCGAAGCGACGCGTTCAAAGACGGGGTCCTCGATTCGTCGGTGATTCCGCGGGCGGCGGCGCTGGCCGCTCGAGAACACGGCGACGCTCGGAAGGCGATCGACATCCTTCGGTACGCAGGCGAAATCGCACAGTCGACCGGAAACGAAGTCGTCCGAGAGGAGTACGTCGTGCAGGCGCGCGAACGGGCCGAAACCGATCGGTTTCGGGAACTCATCCGAGGCTCGACGCCGCACTCGCGATACGTCTTACAGGCGCTTGCGGTGCTCGCACTCAACAGCGCGGACGAAGACGGGTTCCGGACGACTCGTATTTATGACGTCTACGAGGAGATCTGTCGCCAGGAAGGCTCCGACACGCTCTCGTTGCGCCGCGTTCGGGATCTACTGAAAGAACACGCCTTCCTCGATATCATCGAGCAGTCCCGCCAGAGCGGCGGAAGCGCGGAGGGTAGCTACACGGAACACCAGTTGCTCGAGGACCCGGATGTCGTCCGAAAGGTGCTCGTCGAGACGGACGAGACGTAA